TCATTACTCAGACCTTTATGAAGATGCAGTAGGAGACAGGAAGAAAGATGATGACATCTCAGATGTAGAAAGTGTCGTATCAGAAAAATCCTTTAAAAGACGTTTTTCTGACTCTGATGATGCAGATGGCTATCTAgagaaattcattttaaaagatgaCAGTACAGTAGTTGAAGACGCACCAGAAGTAGACTCTAAAGCGGGTGATCGAATGATATGGCCACAGAATAAATTTGAAATGACTGGATGTTTAATTCGTGTCAAGGAGGAACCTGAGACAGAAGAGGATGGTAGTCAATCAGAGTTAGAGGGCAAAGAAGATGCAATCCAAGGGCAGATTGAACCTCCAGATTGTTCAAAAGACTGTGGATCAGGTGAAGTAATGAAAACTGGATGTGCAAGAGGGAAAGATGTTTCAGAGGCTTTAGGAGATGGTGCTCATTGTGGTACAGCAACTGGCTGTGCAATAGCAAAAGTTGTCTCAGTTGACAAGCTTCCCCAGAAAGTTGCTGAGGtaccaaaaacattaaaacacgaAACGGATTTACAAAGTTCTGTATTGAAAGAACATATCAAAGTGCAAACTGTAAGAACAAACAAAGAACGTGAAGTTGAATTAAAACATGGCCGTCGTCATGTTCCTGTTGGTGTAGTGCAAGACAAAGTGATTAAAAGGAAAGATGAACCACAGAAACACGAAGAAACAAGTAATACAACCATAGAAACTGCTTTGCAGGATGGCACAGAGGATATTCATAAGGCAAGTGATAGCATAGTTAAAGCTGAAGAAACTGTTATTACTAAGGAAGAAGCATCAGACAAAAGGCAGCAACATAAAAGTAAGTCAGCAGAAAATGTTGAACTTGATTTAGTGGTGAAGGCAAGGAAAAAAGACAATTCTGTGTCAACTACAAATGAACAAGTGCTAATTATACCTCATGAAGATGTCAGTCAAAAGGAGATTCATAAAGATGAAAAGGTATTAACGAGTACAGCCCTTGTACATGAAAAGGCTGAGGAGTTAAAGACcacacactctgtagagaataTAACGGTTGCTAAGCATGAAGATAAAATGGAAGTTACTCCAGCATTATTGCCATGTGCATCTGAAATTCATGAAAATAAGCAGGTGCATGCTGTAGTAGATGAAGTGAACATCAAAAATAAGATGCAGGAACAAGCCCCTGACAAATCTATGGCCCTAGAGGTGGATGACCATGTTATGATAAAAAGTGAAGCTACAGACATTGAAGTTAAAAGCGATCTTAAAAAGGAAGCTACAGAGGAATTGCTGTTAAGGCAAAAAGACAAGACTGAAAAGAAAGTTTTAGAACACAAGGTCAAGACAGAAAAGACAAAACAGGAAAAAGAGAGTACAGGAGAAACAGCCATTCCAAGCAAGATGCCGGAAAGATGCAAAGTGccgaaagagaaaaataaaattgaagATTTATCATTGCCTGTTGGAAGTCTGAATGAGGTCCTTAAGCATGTGTCTACAACTGAGAAAGTTTTAGAAGAGAAATCAGAAACAACAGAGAAAGTTGTTGAGCTTAAAGATAAGTTACCAACAAGTGACAATATCCTGGAGAAAAAGATTGAATTAAGAGAACTTGCTGGAGATAGTGTTTCAATCAGCACGCTCCAAAAGGAAACTCCTGTGGCACTTTCCTCTATGCCATCTATTCCACGAGAAGATGTGTTACCAGCAGTAACCGTGTTTGAGGAGGTATGCAAGAAAGAAAAGCACGAATTGGTAGATGCAATTTTAAAAGAATcacaaaaaggaaaagaaaccaAGGAGCAACATGCTGAAACAGTTTCACTTATCCCTGCTGCAGAAAGCCTGGAAGATTCTTCCACAGTAATTGTACCAAATGAGGTGATGCACAAACAGAAGGACAGTGAGATAAGAGAAACTATTGGTAAGGTTCCTGAGTCAGTACACCCTGCAGCTGCAGTGGAAAATGATACAGAGCAAGAATTGGAAGGTAGAAGTGAGATTAAATCGAAAAAAGTACTTTTGAAAGATAcacataaagaaaatatatggaGAACTCTGGAGCCCACAACTCCTCCCCCTCCAACAGAGATTCAGGAACTATCAACAATGAGGGTTTCACCTTTACAACTACCAAAATATATCAGAGAAGATGATGAGGACCTTGTTGTAGAAGAAAAATTGAAAAGGGGTACAGGTCTCTTCTCAACCCTGAGGAGCTTCAGCCCACATGAAGACCTTTCAGGGTTTGGCCGTGAAACAGATGAGCATGATTTGAACAATGAAATCATTGAGGATCTGGGCTATGAGATGGTCAATAAGCAAGAAGCAGGACAAGCAGAATCAGAAGTAGTTGTAGGGAACGAAGGAGATCAAGAACTTGCTTTTTTCCAAGGTAAATCTGCAGAGCAGACAAGTGAAGCAAGCTATGAGTTTATTGAGGACTTGGAAGGTACCCAGTCGTCCGAGTTTGAACATTTGATCGAGGAAATTAAAATTCAACCAATGGATGCATTCTGCCTTGTCTGCCGCTGCCCGATATTGATGAGTGATGGTGGGCACCAAAAGCATGAAGTGTCATCATTGGATAAAGCATTTGATGACATCAAGGTAAAGTCATGTTTTCCTCAATCATTCCTAACTGCTTAAGCCCTGTTCTGTGATCTCCTGTAATTTAGAGGATGCTATGCTGTGACTGGAAAAGTCTCCATGACATCATCGAAATGACATCAGCCTGACATTTGACCTGCATAACAGGATCCCTTGGGGAAACTTGGACTGTGAAGTCACTAACCATTATTACTTTTGATGCAGAGCCATTGATTGTCATCACTATAGAAATATTGTttctttttgtaaaaataataagtTTCCTAAAGCTTTTAAACATAACCAACTTGTTTAGACAGACCCTGGAAGCACAATGTGAAATCTGCAATCCGTGTGATTGCTGCATATGGAGTTTTCTGCATACTGTGAGTCAGCCTGACTCAGAATGACTTTTGAAGAGTTCACCTCTTCTCAAAATAAACAGCTGATTTATGATTAATCCCTCAAGCTGTGTTTATTCCCTAGAACATTCTTAAGGGTATGCATTTGCATctgtaaaaaacacaaaaatatgtaaCGTTGAATGTCTTTGGCATTTTCCTCTCATAGTTATTTACATCTATTTGGGATGCACAAATATAGAAACATCCTGTCAGTTACATTGATTTTACAGTTCAGTAACTTATGATTTATTATACAACTCGTTAATTTTCTGTTCATTGTTTTCAGGATCAACTGAGTAACTGGATATCACTGTTACAAGAAAGATCAGAAAATATTGAAGACATGGTATCTGAACTTGAGCTGGCTTACAATTCAGTGGAGGTATATGTATGCACAAGCAAGTTTTTATATACCATGTCCAAGAccaaaattgtaaaataaaatctcaTCTGTTTTTGTCACAGGAGCAGTGCAAGGACAGTGAGAAAGCCATGGAAGCACAGAATGAGGAGGTGCTGAAGCTTGTGATGGATCAGTATAATGAAATGTCTCAGACAATGGAGGATGAAAAGAAGGTCAAGCTTGAGCAGCTATATGATCAAATAGTCTCTTTCCAAGCTAACATCGACTCAGCCAAAGAGACCATGGAGAAGACCACAAAGGAAATGGACGAGAAGGAAGACTTTGCATTTGTATCTGTGAGTgtactttattaaatatttaattatataatcaattatttattaatataatttcttattttcttaattatttGTAAACATACCTAATAAACACTGTATTGCTAAAACCTCCATAATTTACAAGATATTAATTTTCTACTCATGAAAAGAAGTAGAAATCATACATATTATATAATACaactaaatattaaataaaaatggctCTGTATTTAATGTTGACCTACTTACACAGTTACACATTCTTTTAAACCCATAATGGTGTGTTCTTATAGAGGAAGGATGGTCAGAAATACATGTTAAAAACAAGTGTGGATACCTTTCAAAGGTTTAAGTACTGTTTTTCTGAAATTTACAGTTGGGGTAGGTTGTAAAGTATTCCATTGTATCCCTTTTATCATTTCTGGCAAaatttttctttgattttccttttaaatgggACCTTAAATATCCTATGTCTACTCTCTTTCTGAAATATAACTTACACAGAATTTCAAGTTtgactgaaaaaataaaatatggatcccactgcttttaaaaataatctcaAAAGTGTACCTTATGATTTCAGTAAGGAGCTGGTGAGCACTAGTGAGTTCTTTAGTCTATTAATTACATTCTGCAGCAGGGGTTAATTGCTAATCATTCCTCTTTCTTCCATTCCCAGTCATACAAAGACATTGATGCAAGGTAACCTAGGAGTGTATTGCACATATGATACTCTTACCAAACCCTTTAATAGTGCATGGCATAGTCTGCACACTTTGTTTGCAGTGAACAAGTGTTAATTTTATTGCCCACCCATGTTTTGAAGTGCATggtttttttgataatttttAATTCTGCTTGTCGATGCTGCACTGTAGTGCTGAATTTGAGATGAATGTTTGCCATGTGGGATCTATTCAGTGAATTAAACGTTTGTTCTTTGGAATTGTGCTATTTGTTTTTGTGGCAGGTTAAAAACAGCTTTAGAATCCACCATGTCGCTTGAGCTTGGCCCTCGAGGTCTCCTTGTGTTTGAAGACTACGCCAAAGGCACCAAAGGAAACGAGAGGAAAAATCGGGAAGTTATTCCAGGTAAATATTTGGAAACCTTGAAAGGAAAAGATCCCCTTCAAAGAGCgataaaaacagaaaacccTGCATAAAAGAGCAAATGATTTtgacagtggaaaagcatctgGTTTTTTAATGTATCCTTCCATTTCAATAACACAAGCAGTGAGATTGGCTGACATGTTCTTGATCCTAATTTACCAAAGATATATCAATGGCTTGACAATGAGAACAACTTGAGAGCCCTGTATTTTTGTAGTTGTTATATTTTAAAGGAGGTACGGCTCAATTTAATATAGTTATTTATTTGGTGCTTTAGATTTAATAGATGTAAACATTCCAAATTATTCTTCAGCTTCATTATAGTAttgttctctctttttcctgtagaactaaacagacatcAACAGACATAgacatgtaaatattttatttctgatAGACAGCCCTGAACTGTGAATCATTTAAAAAGCAGTCTAGGCTGAAATACTGCTTAAAAAGAGTTAGTGTTTGGAGCTAAACTGCTGTAGACAAAAAAGGTGGATGTAAATAAtacgttttttgtttttttgtgactCCACAATGTAAGCAAATTCAAACAGGCTGTTTTTAATGCCATAGAAAATGTGGTATTGAGAAACAGTACAGCTGTagcatttctttttctcttggTTTTTATAGTGCCTCAGCAACCTCATATTCAGCCTCAGGAGGCCAATTCTGCCACAAGTACCTCTGTCACCGTGTACTGGACAATCAATGAAGGAGACATCATCGACTGCTTCCAGGTCTACTGCATGGAGGAACCACAAGGAGGTGAGAGTTGAGCAGCCAAGAATTCATGGGAGTACTTTAAAAGAATCTTTAAAATTTGATACTTTCAAGTAAGGGATGCTAAATCATTTTTTCATCTAGAAGTAATAGGCTAATatgttaatataattatttaaggatatatatataatgaaatatttttatttgaattcgAATCTCAGTTTGTTGAGGAAAAGTTTCAGGGAGTTAACCTCAAACATGACGAAACTCGGACAAAGGCTTTAATTGAGAAAATTGAAGCATGCAGCTCAGAGCTCagacaataaaacatttcaatATTCCAGCTTCAACAACCTCATAAGAGATTAATGTGTGGATAAAGCGAGGCATGAGAAAAAAGTGCCAAACTTTTGTGGCAACcaagagggggaggggggagagacaaAATTTGGTCAAATTGTtcatttccattaaaaaaactTTGAAAATGCATTTAGGTTCCCAGATGAATCACATGTTTTAACACGATAATATTGACAGCACTAAtttcaaaataatattattatgaaAAAATGTCAATATTATAATGTGAGGAATATTTACTGTGTGCAGTATATATTTTTGCCAAGTGCCCGACATTGTAACAATTGCAATGTAGACTAGAACTAATAAGTGtggaaaataaatgtgaatattaTCCATTATGAAAATCATGTACTCAAATttggggcgacacggtggcgcagcagttagttcaattcccgctccagatgactgtctgtgaggagttggtgtgttctccccgtgtccgcgtgggtttcctcccacagtccaaaaacacgcgttggtaggtggattggtgactcagaagtgtccgtaggtgtgtgtgtgtgtgtgtgagtgaatgtgtgtgtgtgtgtgttgccctgtaaaggactggcgctccctccagtgtgtattccctgccttgcacccaatgattccaggtaggctctggacccactgcgaccctgaactggataagcggttacagataatgaatgaatgaatgtactcaAATTTGTCATgtcatgttattattattactgtgcaGTTGTAAGGCTTTTTATGAATTTCACAGGTctaatttgttgttttgtgcACCATGTAAATGAACCACAGTGATCTCTGAGGAGTACAGAGTGACAGTGAAGGAGAGTTACTGTAACCTGGAAGATCTGGAGCCAGATAAGTGTTATAAGGTGTGGGTGATGGCGGTGAACTACACTGGCTGCAGTCTACCCAGTGAAAGACTGTCTTTTAAAACAGGTCAGTGGGTTCAAACTAAGTAAGCATTCATGACGGTGGCTATTTGTGAAATTTAAATGTCATGCTTTGCAGAACTCACATTAACTGCAACAGTGTACTGTTATAACCTTGTGGTAAATGGTGAAAACCTGTAAATTCAATGACTGCCCAATCACAAGATTAAATATAgaacatttaacacattttaacttgCAGTGTACAGCTTTCAGGATACATTACGTTTTTAACATATATTCATAGAATTCATTTTTTGACTATGTGCATCCTTGTAGCCCCCTCGGTTCCAGTGATCCATCCTGAGTCCTGTACGGTGCTGTGGGACTCTGCTACAATTCG
This window of the Hoplias malabaricus isolate fHopMal1 chromosome Y, fHopMal1.hap1, whole genome shotgun sequence genome carries:
- the LOC136678403 gene encoding cardiomyopathy-associated protein 5-like — encoded protein: MEPRSGAECGRTEPEVERLEGEGMEAACIDDQEVEELHNSLKEVVQDPAVKPKLQCLMVDPSFSMVTVQSEDSGIVWETASSRCSTPWASEASSPSDAFSMEGSGTQGNIVIIMDEDKIKRRKKTSRGKLGDRFKRRLSGAAIGEERPAMIEVSVPNIRPENSDGSQSAEIKPDKDQELFNLISEGFEILNIVVPSKLPTVDEEDSTELPENLSYLEDSPKIKSKCKPSENAATETDSEAVPIDSQETIDECQRDSLQAFADDQQKKEETDLDYLEKFTLLDQNAPVDISEKPELIETDQQEKPQVPQEKEKVNDAIEDSFVIISDVEIASEHLDEVFYGASCHKETELPSYSKLDKKHLERQSSKTLKECGATLFGSQECILIPVYLPSGPPKIIDQDLLDEPRAMSFHYSDLYEDAVGDRKKDDDISDVESVVSEKSFKRRFSDSDDADGYLEKFILKDDSTVVEDAPEVDSKAGDRMIWPQNKFEMTGCLIRVKEEPETEEDGSQSELEGKEDAIQGQIEPPDCSKDCGSGEVMKTGCARGKDVSEALGDGAHCGTATGCAIAKVVSVDKLPQKVAEVPKTLKHETDLQSSVLKEHIKVQTVRTNKEREVELKHGRRHVPVGVVQDKVIKRKDEPQKHEETSNTTIETALQDGTEDIHKASDSIVKAEETVITKEEASDKRQQHKSKSAENVELDLVVKARKKDNSVSTTNEQVLIIPHEDVSQKEIHKDEKVLTSTALVHEKAEELKTTHSVENITVAKHEDKMEVTPALLPCASEIHENKQVHAVVDEVNIKNKMQEQAPDKSMALEVDDHVMIKSEATDIEVKSDLKKEATEELLLRQKDKTEKKVLEHKVKTEKTKQEKESTGETAIPSKMPERCKVPKEKNKIEDLSLPVGSLNEVLKHVSTTEKVLEEKSETTEKVVELKDKLPTSDNILEKKIELRELAGDSVSISTLQKETPVALSSMPSIPREDVLPAVTVFEEVCKKEKHELVDAILKESQKGKETKEQHAETVSLIPAAESLEDSSTVIVPNEVMHKQKDSEIRETIGKVPESVHPAAAVENDTEQELEGRSEIKSKKVLLKDTHKENIWRTLEPTTPPPPTEIQELSTMRVSPLQLPKYIREDDEDLVVEEKLKRGTGLFSTLRSFSPHEDLSGFGRETDEHDLNNEIIEDLGYEMVNKQEAGQAESEVVVGNEGDQELAFFQGKSAEQTSEASYEFIEDLEGTQSSEFEHLIEEIKIQPMDAFCLVCRCPILMSDGGHQKHEVSSLDKAFDDIKDQLSNWISLLQERSENIEDMVSELELAYNSVEEQCKDSEKAMEAQNEEVLKLVMDQYNEMSQTMEDEKKVKLEQLYDQIVSFQANIDSAKETMEKTTKEMDEKEDFAFVSSYKDIDARLKTALESTMSLELGPRGLLVFEDYAKGTKGNERKNREVIPVPQQPHIQPQEANSATSTSVTVYWTINEGDIIDCFQVYCMEEPQGVISEEYRVTVKESYCNLEDLEPDKCYKVWVMAVNYTGCSLPSERLSFKTAPSVPVIHPESCTVLWDSATIRWNTAQPSTVESFTLEYCRQYAMEGEGLRSVSGIKGNEHKVLLPPNENFLFYIKSVNAAGASEQSEAALISTRGTRFHLLNETVNPVLKVSEDRNSVEYPLDTYNEMLSIIECPAVMGEMLPLVGYHYWETVVAGCKAYRIGVAYQTAPKNSTVGDNSASWCLHCVPTSISCRFELLHENVESDIFVVDVPARIGTLLDFIQGRLAFFNAQNGQCLGSFQQSFTQPCSPVFVLESAGILELKMTTEVPEFAKHW